A genomic region of Bradyrhizobium sp. ORS 278 contains the following coding sequences:
- a CDS encoding amidohydrolase gives MTGYVDAHHHIWRQADLPWLVGPMQPRIFGPYEPIRRDYTIEEYLGDIVGNGVTQSVYVQTNWAKDGFEEEAAWVQRTADEHGFPHAIVAYADLAVDDARPQFDRLARYPLMRGVRMQLHWHDNPLYRFASSPDLCNDSTIRANIARLADYGWSFDLQVFAGQMEGAAALAESCPTVTFILQHAGMLEDPSPAGRQQWRAGMQRLAACRNVVTKLSGLGTFIRRNDPAHVADVVRETIAMFGADRCLFGSNFPIEKLWTDYCALVAAYEAALHGLDKHAQVQVMGETARRVYRLG, from the coding sequence ATGACCGGATATGTCGATGCGCATCATCACATCTGGCGCCAGGCCGATCTGCCCTGGCTGGTCGGACCGATGCAGCCGCGGATCTTCGGACCCTACGAGCCGATCCGGCGCGACTACACGATCGAGGAGTATCTCGGCGACATCGTCGGCAACGGCGTGACGCAATCGGTCTACGTCCAGACCAACTGGGCGAAGGATGGCTTCGAGGAGGAGGCCGCCTGGGTGCAGCGAACCGCCGACGAGCACGGCTTTCCCCATGCCATCGTCGCCTATGCCGATCTCGCTGTCGATGACGCCCGGCCGCAGTTCGATCGGCTCGCCCGCTATCCGCTCATGCGAGGCGTCCGGATGCAGCTGCACTGGCACGACAATCCGCTGTATCGCTTCGCGAGCTCGCCTGACCTTTGCAACGACTCCACGATCCGCGCCAACATTGCGCGGCTGGCCGACTATGGCTGGTCGTTCGACCTGCAGGTGTTTGCCGGGCAGATGGAAGGCGCTGCGGCGCTGGCCGAGAGTTGTCCAACGGTCACCTTCATCCTGCAGCACGCCGGAATGCTGGAGGATCCCTCGCCCGCGGGGCGGCAACAATGGCGTGCCGGCATGCAGCGGCTTGCCGCCTGCCGCAACGTCGTCACCAAGCTCTCCGGCCTCGGCACTTTCATCCGCCGCAATGATCCGGCGCATGTCGCCGATGTCGTGCGCGAGACGATCGCCATGTTCGGCGCGGACCGCTGCCTGTTCGGCTCGAACTTCCCGATCGAGAAGCTCTGGACGGACTACTGCGCGCTGGTGGCGGCGTACGAGGCCGCACTTCATGGCCTCGACAAGCACGCGCAAGTGCAGGTGATGGGAGAAACCGCGCGGCGGGTCTATCGGCTGGGATGA
- a CDS encoding VWA domain-containing protein, with product MSELRLPQPAEIFVTFAALLRRNGFAVAPEQTTAFLAAIELLGPTSLDDIRRAGAAMLAPPPERLATYNLLFDIHFGVSEPSALGESDQQDDVVRLQEEGEGAVDPDLAQEQNESGMAATRAEALVARRLGVATGRNALQQLARQARAKLPKRRGHRRMRARRGSFVDLRRTLRESVRRDGEVLTLRRLKRRPRLRRLLVLIDVSGSMKARTEDNMRLAHVLVQAIPQVEVFTLGTRLTRVTRQLRLKRREQALRAASHLVSDWDGGTRIGEALQAFLSVPRFSTYARGAAVLVISDGLERGDHQALGEAVWKLSLRAWRLSWLTPLATGPGFKPQTEALQAIAPFVDDIVPGGSDEAIVAHVLSLGQRRAA from the coding sequence ATGAGCGAGCTCCGCCTGCCGCAGCCTGCAGAGATCTTCGTCACCTTCGCGGCCTTGCTGCGGCGGAACGGCTTTGCCGTCGCGCCCGAGCAGACGACGGCCTTTCTTGCCGCCATCGAGCTGCTTGGCCCGACAAGCCTCGATGACATCCGCCGCGCCGGCGCAGCAATGCTGGCGCCGCCGCCCGAGCGGCTTGCGACCTACAATCTGCTATTCGACATCCACTTCGGTGTGAGCGAGCCGTCGGCCCTCGGCGAGTCCGACCAGCAGGATGACGTCGTGCGGCTGCAGGAGGAAGGCGAGGGCGCCGTCGATCCCGATCTTGCCCAGGAGCAGAACGAGTCCGGGATGGCGGCGACCCGTGCCGAGGCTCTGGTCGCGCGCCGCCTCGGTGTCGCGACCGGCCGCAATGCTTTGCAGCAGCTCGCCCGTCAGGCGCGCGCGAAACTGCCGAAGCGGCGCGGCCACCGGCGCATGCGCGCCCGGCGCGGCAGTTTCGTCGACCTGCGCCGCACCTTGCGCGAGAGCGTGCGCCGCGACGGCGAGGTGCTGACGTTGCGCCGCCTGAAGCGGCGGCCGCGCCTGCGCCGCCTGCTGGTGCTGATCGACGTGTCCGGCTCGATGAAGGCGCGCACCGAGGACAATATGCGGCTGGCGCATGTGCTGGTGCAGGCGATCCCGCAAGTCGAGGTGTTCACGCTGGGCACGCGGCTGACGCGCGTCACGCGGCAGCTGCGGCTGAAGCGGCGCGAGCAGGCGCTGCGCGCCGCCTCGCATCTCGTCAGCGACTGGGACGGCGGCACGCGGATCGGCGAGGCGCTGCAGGCCTTTCTCTCGGTGCCGCGCTTCTCGACCTATGCGCGCGGCGCCGCCGTGCTGGTGATCTCCGACGGGCTGGAGCGCGGCGACCACCAGGCGCTTGGCGAGGCCGTCTGGAAGCTGTCGCTGCGCGCCTGGCGCCTGAGCTGGCTGACGCCGCTGGCGACAGGCCCAGGCTTCAAGCCGCAGACGGAGGCGCTGCAGGCGATCGCGCCGTTCGTTGACGACATCGTTCCCGGCGGCTCCGACGAGGCCATCGTCGCGCATGTTCTGTCACTCGGGCAGAGGAGGGCGGCATGA
- a CDS encoding MoxR family ATPase has translation MVVRSSIVGIDSPQALEKALRAAYYLADDGLSTAAFLALALGKPLLLEGAPGVGKTEAAKAIAAVLGRRLIRLQCYEGIDAAAALYEWNYPRQMLAIRQAGEESIDIYGESFLIERPMLACLRAPDSTVLLIDEIDRADQEFEAFLLEFLSDFQISIPERGTVRAAERPIVILTSNRTRDLHEALRRRCVYHWIDYPDAEREARIVMMRASSVAEATARAVVSAVAKLRREPLSKAPGIAEAVDWAEAATLLNRTGARWPDAFRRSIGVALKDEEDLSFVAPRLDALLAEAMT, from the coding sequence ATGGTGGTCCGCAGCAGCATCGTCGGCATCGACTCGCCGCAGGCGCTGGAAAAGGCGCTGCGTGCGGCCTATTACCTCGCCGATGACGGGCTCTCGACCGCCGCCTTTCTCGCGCTGGCGCTCGGCAAGCCGCTGCTGCTCGAAGGCGCGCCCGGCGTCGGCAAGACCGAGGCGGCGAAGGCGATCGCCGCGGTGCTCGGCCGCAGGCTGATCCGGCTGCAATGCTATGAGGGCATCGATGCCGCCGCGGCGCTCTACGAGTGGAACTATCCGCGCCAGATGCTGGCGATCCGCCAGGCCGGCGAGGAAAGCATCGACATCTATGGCGAGAGTTTTCTGATCGAGCGTCCGATGCTGGCGTGCCTGCGCGCGCCGGACTCGACGGTGCTGCTGATCGACGAAATCGATCGCGCCGACCAGGAGTTCGAGGCGTTCCTGCTCGAATTCCTGTCCGACTTCCAGATCTCTATCCCTGAGCGCGGCACGGTGCGCGCGGCCGAACGGCCGATCGTGATCCTGACCTCGAACCGGACGCGGGACCTGCATGAAGCGTTGCGCCGACGCTGCGTCTATCATTGGATCGACTATCCCGACGCGGAGCGCGAGGCGCGGATCGTGATGATGCGCGCCTCCAGCGTCGCCGAGGCGACCGCGCGTGCCGTGGTGTCTGCCGTCGCCAAGCTCAGGCGCGAGCCGTTGAGCAAGGCGCCGGGGATCGCCGAGGCGGTCGATTGGGCCGAGGCCGCGACGCTTTTGAACAGGACCGGCGCGCGCTGGCCGGATGCCTTCAGGCGCTCGATTGGCGTCGCGCTGAAGGACGAGGAGGACCTGTCCTTCGTGGCGCCGCGGCTGGATGCATTGCTGGCGGAGGCGATGACATGA
- a CDS encoding xanthine dehydrogenase family protein molybdopterin-binding subunit, with translation MTRHRGRGMAAINYPIGMNLGGDPSQALVHSNPSGKFTVALSSIDLGQGMKSVTRQICAETLGVPVEDVYVDTADSDTGPHCMGSFASRGTHRVGNAVMAAAKEARGVMMEAAAEELEVNASDLETDGRGNIHVKGAPHRSISVKDVAIAAQFRQGKTISGRGIFLVPLSDVDPETGEMSPATCYAHACLVAEVEVDDETGEVGVIRMDSAYELGRALNPRLVEQQLVGGAWMGMSHALYETTEPYYPDPKQGPRDFVEYLMPGPGDICPHDIAVLERPAPDGPFGGKGPGEMCANPVLPAIANAIFNAVGVRIDELPITPEKVLRAIKAQGGARPQIRR, from the coding sequence ATGACGAGGCACCGCGGCCGCGGCATGGCGGCGATCAACTATCCCATCGGCATGAATCTCGGCGGCGATCCGAGCCAGGCACTGGTGCATTCGAACCCGAGCGGCAAGTTCACGGTTGCGCTGTCGTCTATCGATCTGGGCCAAGGCATGAAGTCGGTGACGCGGCAGATCTGCGCCGAGACGCTCGGCGTGCCCGTCGAGGACGTCTATGTCGACACCGCGGATTCCGACACCGGGCCGCATTGCATGGGCTCGTTCGCCTCGCGCGGCACGCATCGCGTCGGCAACGCCGTGATGGCCGCAGCCAAGGAGGCGCGCGGCGTCATGATGGAGGCGGCCGCCGAGGAGCTCGAAGTCAATGCCAGCGACCTCGAAACCGACGGTCGCGGCAACATCCATGTCAAGGGCGCGCCGCACCGCTCGATCTCGGTCAAGGACGTCGCCATCGCCGCGCAGTTCCGCCAGGGCAAGACGATATCGGGGCGCGGCATCTTCCTGGTGCCGCTGTCGGACGTCGATCCCGAGACCGGCGAGATGTCGCCCGCGACCTGCTACGCGCATGCCTGTCTGGTCGCCGAGGTCGAGGTCGACGACGAAACCGGCGAAGTCGGCGTGATCAGGATGGACTCGGCCTATGAGCTCGGCCGCGCGCTCAATCCGCGACTCGTCGAGCAGCAGCTGGTCGGCGGCGCCTGGATGGGCATGAGCCACGCGCTGTATGAGACGACCGAGCCGTATTATCCCGATCCCAAGCAGGGCCCGCGCGACTTCGTCGAATATCTGATGCCGGGTCCCGGCGACATCTGCCCGCACGACATTGCCGTGCTGGAGCGGCCGGCGCCTGACGGTCCCTTCGGGGGCAAGGGCCCCGGCGAGATGTGCGCCAATCCGGTGCTGCCGGCGATCGCCAACGCGATCTTCAACGCCGTCGGCGTGCGCATCGACGAGCTGCCGATCACGCCGGAAAAGGTGCTGCGCGCGATCAAGGCCCAGGGCGGCGCTCGGCCGCAGATCCGGCGGTAA
- a CDS encoding xanthine dehydrogenase family protein molybdopterin-binding subunit: MLELRKDIFADERDDNLNEVGKGTQRQDMLGHVTGTSTYFNDHKLQGMLHLRVVRSTQPHARLRRIDTSEAERSEGVRRIIRGADVPRNLNTLLSLINFGKDDEPTLAVDKVRYRGEPIVAVVAETPRLAAEAAAKVRVDYETLPAVFDVEEALKPGAPTVNETYPKNTFTYHERYDHQKLRFGDVERGFAQADHVLEQRYQMSPIEHAPVETNGSIAAPDTNGRYVVYTSTQALFFSLDTCAKILDLPSNTFHFIGGTVGGGFGGKVDTLTEPLAILAAMLTGRPVRYVFGREEEMQFGPPRGAERIYIKDGVMRDGRIVARQIRGYFDSGAYTRLSSYAVVKCAAHLPGPYTIPNVHGDIYCVFTNRTPATAMRGFGITGMDFALECQMDKLAHLIGMDPMEFRILNAYRDGDMKAHRREAKNTALIECVQVAAEKAKWPIREEFRRMSSRRDGGGARAAVPSTPREPAQPRSVPAQQRTSYDRGLPISPQPEPPPPPPPSAPSSGHGATRFSSVFGTRRR; the protein is encoded by the coding sequence ATGCTGGAACTGCGCAAGGACATCTTCGCCGACGAGCGCGACGACAATCTCAACGAGGTCGGCAAGGGCACGCAGCGGCAGGACATGCTGGGCCACGTCACGGGCACCTCGACCTATTTCAACGACCACAAGCTGCAGGGCATGCTGCATCTGCGGGTCGTCAGATCCACACAGCCGCATGCAAGGCTGCGCCGCATCGATACCAGCGAGGCCGAGCGAAGCGAAGGCGTCCGACGGATCATCCGCGGCGCTGATGTGCCGCGCAATCTGAACACGCTGCTCAGCCTGATCAATTTCGGCAAGGACGACGAGCCGACGCTGGCGGTCGACAAGGTGCGCTATCGCGGCGAGCCGATCGTGGCCGTCGTTGCCGAGACGCCGCGCCTCGCCGCCGAGGCGGCGGCCAAGGTGCGCGTGGACTATGAGACCTTGCCGGCGGTATTCGACGTCGAGGAGGCGCTGAAGCCGGGCGCGCCGACGGTCAATGAGACCTATCCGAAGAACACGTTCACCTATCACGAGCGCTACGACCATCAGAAGCTGCGCTTCGGCGACGTCGAGCGCGGTTTTGCCCAGGCCGACCATGTGCTGGAGCAGCGCTACCAGATGTCGCCGATCGAGCATGCGCCGGTCGAGACCAACGGCTCGATCGCCGCGCCCGATACGAACGGCCGCTACGTGGTCTACACCTCGACGCAGGCGCTGTTCTTCTCGCTCGATACCTGCGCCAAGATCCTCGATCTGCCGTCCAACACGTTCCACTTCATCGGCGGCACCGTCGGCGGCGGCTTCGGTGGCAAGGTCGACACCTTGACCGAGCCGCTCGCGATCCTCGCGGCGATGCTGACCGGGCGGCCGGTGCGTTACGTGTTCGGGCGCGAGGAGGAGATGCAGTTCGGGCCGCCGCGCGGCGCCGAGCGCATCTACATCAAGGACGGCGTGATGCGCGACGGCCGCATCGTCGCGCGGCAGATCCGCGGCTATTTCGACTCCGGCGCGTACACGCGGCTGTCGAGCTATGCCGTCGTCAAATGCGCGGCGCATCTCCCCGGGCCCTATACGATCCCGAACGTCCATGGCGATATCTACTGCGTCTTCACCAACCGGACGCCGGCCACCGCGATGCGCGGCTTCGGTATCACCGGCATGGACTTCGCGCTCGAATGCCAGATGGACAAGCTCGCGCATCTCATCGGCATGGACCCCATGGAGTTCCGAATCCTGAACGCGTATCGCGACGGCGACATGAAGGCGCATCGCCGCGAGGCCAAGAACACGGCGTTGATCGAATGCGTGCAGGTCGCGGCCGAGAAGGCGAAATGGCCGATCCGCGAGGAGTTTCGCCGGATGTCGTCACGCAGGGATGGTGGCGGCGCGCGGGCGGCGGTGCCGTCCACGCCGCGGGAGCCTGCGCAACCGCGCTCTGTACCGGCGCAGCAGCGCACCAGCTACGATCGCGGGCTTCCGATCTCGCCACAGCCCGAACCGCCGCCACCACCGCCGCCTTCGGCGCCATCGTCGGGGCACGGCGCCACCCGGTTCTCATCCGTGTTCGGCACGAGGAGGCGCTGA
- a CDS encoding (2Fe-2S)-binding protein translates to MAKTPLQFRHNGRDVALFVDGGTNLLVVLREMLGDVTPKFGCGQGGCGACTVLIDGEAHLSCLTLAEAVEGRAVETLDGIKTGPNLHPLQRAFAEGFAAQCGYCTPGMLMAAKALLDRNPQPSREQVVEAISGNICRCTGYEPIINAVLAAAASRASA, encoded by the coding sequence GTGGCCAAGACTCCCTTGCAATTCCGCCACAACGGCCGCGACGTCGCGCTGTTCGTCGATGGCGGCACCAATCTCCTGGTCGTACTGCGCGAGATGCTCGGCGATGTTACGCCGAAATTCGGTTGCGGGCAGGGCGGCTGCGGCGCCTGCACCGTGCTGATCGATGGCGAGGCGCATCTCTCTTGCCTGACACTCGCCGAGGCCGTCGAGGGCCGCGCCGTCGAAACGCTCGACGGCATCAAGACCGGGCCGAACCTGCATCCGCTGCAACGCGCCTTCGCCGAAGGCTTTGCCGCGCAATGCGGCTATTGCACGCCGGGCATGCTGATGGCGGCGAAGGCATTGCTCGATCGCAACCCGCAGCCGAGCCGCGAGCAGGTGGTGGAGGCGATCTCCGGCAACATCTGCCGCTGCACCGGCTACGAGCCGATCATCAACGCGGTGCTGGCCGCGGCGGCGTCGCGCGCGAGCGCTTGA
- a CDS encoding xanthine dehydrogenase family protein subunit M, whose amino-acid sequence MSVTVKTFQALSEAASALSSDRAARYLGGGTLVMRDLNEGDVSIATVVRATDRALQSIDAAGARIRIGAGVTFARVLAERELAFLHPAARSIGGPAVRNMGTVGGNLFAPAPFGDFTVALLALDGMVSLQGGFGLRDMPLEEFLQSRDRQAGALVVAVSCLRPASGDAFRYRKIARIKPKGGSVITLAAHVPQSGGRVSGARIALGSMAPTAIRAKAAERALEGRPLDGSAISAAASAAGEGTAPTDNSLASAWYRREVVGVHLRRLLSGQES is encoded by the coding sequence ATGTCGGTGACGGTGAAGACGTTCCAGGCGCTGAGCGAGGCGGCCTCCGCGCTGTCGTCGGACCGCGCCGCGCGCTATCTCGGTGGCGGCACGCTTGTCATGCGCGATCTCAACGAAGGCGACGTCTCGATCGCGACGGTGGTCCGCGCGACGGATCGCGCTCTGCAGAGCATCGATGCGGCTGGTGCACGGATTCGCATCGGCGCCGGCGTCACCTTTGCCCGGGTGCTGGCCGAGCGCGAGCTCGCGTTCCTGCATCCGGCGGCGCGTTCGATCGGCGGCCCCGCGGTGCGCAACATGGGCACCGTCGGCGGCAATTTGTTCGCGCCGGCGCCGTTCGGCGATTTCACCGTGGCGTTGCTGGCGCTCGACGGCATGGTCTCGCTGCAGGGTGGCTTCGGCCTGCGCGACATGCCGCTCGAAGAGTTCCTGCAATCGCGCGACCGCCAGGCCGGTGCGCTGGTCGTGGCGGTGTCCTGTCTTCGGCCGGCGTCGGGCGATGCGTTCCGCTACCGCAAGATCGCGCGCATCAAGCCGAAGGGCGGATCGGTCATCACGCTCGCCGCGCACGTTCCGCAGAGCGGAGGCCGGGTCAGCGGCGCGCGCATCGCGCTGGGTTCGATGGCCCCGACAGCCATCCGTGCCAAGGCAGCCGAGCGCGCGCTCGAAGGCCGTCCGCTCGACGGGAGCGCGATCAGCGCCGCGGCGAGCGCGGCAGGCGAGGGGACGGCGCCCACGGACAACTCGCTGGCGAGCGCGTGGTATCGCCGCGAGGTCGTCGGCGTGCATCTGCGGCGCTTGCTGTCTGGACAGGAGAGCTGA
- a CDS encoding SRPBCC family protein, whose amino-acid sequence MPHIVKSTIIDAPTDRVWEVLRDFNGHDRWHPAVATSAIERSQSSDKIGCVRRFRLRDGSELREQLLALSDLEQSFSYCLLDTPVALFNYVAHVRLLPVTDGDRTFWHWESRFTTRPEQAEALTRMVAEDIYQAGFEAIRSHLKQAA is encoded by the coding sequence GTGCCGCACATCGTCAAGAGCACCATCATCGACGCCCCGACCGATCGGGTGTGGGAAGTGCTGCGCGACTTCAACGGCCATGATCGCTGGCACCCGGCGGTGGCGACCTCGGCGATCGAGCGATCCCAGTCGTCCGACAAGATCGGCTGCGTCAGGCGCTTCCGGCTCAGGGACGGCTCGGAGCTGCGCGAGCAATTGCTGGCGCTGTCCGATCTCGAACAAAGCTTCAGCTATTGCCTGCTCGATACGCCGGTCGCGTTGTTCAACTATGTCGCCCATGTCCGGCTGCTGCCCGTCACCGACGGTGACCGCACGTTCTGGCACTGGGAGAGCCGCTTCACGACGCGGCCGGAGCAGGCCGAGGCGCTGACCCGCATGGTCGCGGAAGACATCTACCAGGCCGGTTTCGAGGCGATCCGATCGCATCTGAAGCAGGCCGCATGA
- a CDS encoding SRPBCC family protein, producing the protein MARVYVSTVVNARNDRVWARVRDFNGLPNWHPAIAESRIEGGEPADKIGCVRDFRLRNGDRIREKLLGLSDYDMFCTYSILESPMGVSNYVATLRLTPVTDGDKTFLEWTAEFDCAPERESDLVASIGGGVFQGGFDALKRAFGG; encoded by the coding sequence ATGGCGAGGGTCTACGTCTCCACCGTCGTCAACGCCCGCAACGACCGGGTGTGGGCGCGCGTGCGCGACTTCAACGGCCTGCCGAACTGGCATCCGGCGATCGCGGAGAGCCGCATCGAAGGCGGCGAGCCGGCCGACAAGATCGGCTGCGTCAGGGACTTCCGCTTACGCAACGGCGACCGCATCCGCGAGAAGCTGCTCGGCCTGTCGGACTACGACATGTTCTGTACCTATTCGATCCTGGAGTCGCCGATGGGCGTGTCGAACTACGTGGCTACCTTGCGGCTCACGCCGGTGACCGACGGCGACAAGACCTTCCTGGAATGGACCGCCGAATTCGACTGCGCGCCGGAGCGTGAGAGCGATCTCGTGGCCTCGATCGGCGGCGGCGTGTTCCAGGGCGGCTTCGATGCGCTCAAGCGCGCGTTCGGAGGCTGA
- a CDS encoding flotillin family protein, which yields MSGALIGELILWLIVAIVVIVVAVYIVNWLYHRSSKEVSFVRTGFMGERVVINGGAFVMPFIHDYTPVNMNVLPMGITRAKQDAVITRDRMRVDVEADFYVRVQPTREAVSIAAATLGRRTLEPEKLHALLSGKFISALRSVAAEMTMEQMHEQRGDYVSRVKAAASEALAQNGLELESVAITDLDQTDLEFFNPSNRFDAEGLTRLMEDIESKRKLRNDIEQDSMIKIRTRNLEAEREALEIERESETARLEQERDIEMRRALQRTEVARERALRETEAEQAQISAREAIEKARIANELTIAEARIAAERDTRQREIERTRAVEERELLAREDIEKARIANQRAIDAARIESEREVRQRDIERTRTIEEAEIAAREAVEKARIQQDRVVSDARIANDEETRRREIERTRAIEQAEIAAREATEKARIAQTMIVNLERISSDERTRATEIAQVRAIQEAEIEAQKAVEAARIAREQVLSAERIAAEHATRKLEIERNQGIEIAGIAAREATDASRIAQEERVRTLEIARVRSIEEADIASREAIEAARIAQEQAVAAKRILSEQETRSLEIARTEAVEAADLKRREAVERRRIEVELALEAERIASSRTREVLNIDQKKAIELADETRVIELAAKRAERIDADRQVKEAEIVARKQVETADVSREQALEAVRLERRRAIEQLEVARVQSLQEAEIAAREEVERARIASDRGLDEARIGRERELRKLEVNREKDVETALMEKAIALYQKSLEESAAKVTAEEARTRATEAAEKVITARESEIARRRKTVEVLLAEKHAEETRIAAEAERVRAAVEAEAQRLLNEAENVLTDQARYSLFRRKLLDRIEGIVRESVKPMEKIEGIRILQVDGLNGNGGGGNGGRSATDEVIDSALRYRVQAPLIDSILSDIGVEGGSLAKMPGLIREARDMQGIRKDTAARKDAGGGAGDGAPPEPPADRGPRKKG from the coding sequence ATGTCCGGGGCATTGATCGGTGAGCTGATCCTGTGGCTGATCGTTGCGATCGTCGTCATCGTGGTCGCCGTCTACATCGTCAACTGGCTGTACCACCGCTCCTCGAAGGAGGTCTCCTTCGTCCGCACCGGCTTCATGGGCGAGCGCGTGGTGATCAATGGCGGCGCCTTCGTGATGCCCTTCATTCACGACTACACGCCCGTCAACATGAACGTGCTGCCGATGGGCATCACGCGCGCGAAGCAGGATGCGGTGATCACGCGCGACCGGATGCGGGTCGACGTCGAGGCCGACTTCTACGTGCGGGTGCAGCCGACCCGCGAGGCGGTCTCGATTGCGGCTGCGACTCTCGGCCGTCGCACCCTCGAACCGGAAAAGCTGCACGCGCTGCTCTCCGGCAAGTTCATCTCCGCCCTACGCTCCGTAGCGGCCGAGATGACGATGGAGCAGATGCATGAGCAGCGCGGCGATTACGTCTCCCGCGTGAAGGCCGCCGCCTCCGAGGCGCTGGCGCAGAACGGCCTGGAACTGGAATCGGTCGCGATCACCGACCTGGACCAGACCGACCTGGAGTTCTTCAACCCGTCGAACCGGTTCGACGCCGAAGGCCTGACCCGGCTGATGGAGGACATCGAGAGCAAGCGCAAGCTGCGCAACGACATCGAGCAGGACTCGATGATCAAGATCCGCACTCGCAATCTCGAAGCCGAGCGCGAGGCGCTGGAAATCGAGCGCGAGAGCGAGACGGCGCGGCTGGAGCAGGAGCGCGACATCGAGATGCGTCGCGCCTTGCAGCGCACGGAGGTGGCGCGCGAGCGGGCGCTGCGCGAGACCGAGGCCGAGCAGGCGCAGATTTCCGCGCGGGAGGCCATTGAGAAGGCCCGTATCGCCAATGAGCTGACCATTGCGGAGGCGCGGATCGCGGCCGAGCGCGACACGCGGCAGCGCGAGATCGAGCGCACGCGTGCGGTCGAGGAGCGCGAACTGCTGGCCCGCGAGGACATCGAGAAGGCGCGCATCGCCAACCAGCGCGCCATCGATGCGGCCCGCATCGAATCCGAGCGCGAGGTGCGCCAGCGCGACATCGAGCGCACCCGCACGATCGAGGAAGCGGAGATCGCGGCGCGCGAAGCGGTGGAGAAGGCGCGGATCCAGCAGGACCGCGTCGTCTCCGATGCGCGGATCGCCAATGACGAGGAGACTCGGCGCCGCGAAATCGAGCGCACCCGCGCCATCGAGCAGGCCGAGATCGCGGCGCGCGAGGCGACCGAGAAGGCGCGCATCGCACAGACCATGATCGTCAATCTGGAGCGCATCAGCTCCGACGAACGCACCCGCGCCACCGAGATCGCGCAGGTCCGTGCCATCCAGGAGGCCGAGATCGAGGCGCAGAAGGCGGTCGAAGCCGCGCGGATCGCCCGCGAGCAGGTATTGTCGGCCGAACGCATCGCGGCCGAGCATGCGACGCGCAAGCTGGAGATCGAGCGCAATCAAGGCATCGAGATTGCCGGCATCGCCGCGCGGGAAGCGACGGACGCGAGCCGCATCGCGCAGGAGGAGCGGGTGCGAACCTTAGAGATCGCGCGCGTCAGGAGCATCGAGGAGGCCGACATCGCCTCGCGCGAAGCGATCGAGGCGGCGCGCATCGCGCAGGAGCAGGCGGTCGCCGCCAAGCGGATTCTCTCCGAGCAGGAAACGCGCAGCCTGGAGATCGCGCGGACCGAGGCCGTCGAGGCCGCCGATCTCAAGCGGCGCGAAGCGGTCGAGCGGCGGCGCATCGAGGTCGAGCTGGCGCTGGAGGCCGAGCGCATTGCCTCGTCGCGGACGCGCGAGGTGCTCAACATCGATCAGAAGAAGGCGATCGAGCTCGCCGATGAGACGCGCGTCATCGAGCTTGCGGCGAAGCGCGCCGAGCGCATCGATGCTGATCGGCAAGTCAAGGAGGCCGAGATCGTCGCGCGCAAGCAGGTCGAGACCGCCGACGTGTCGCGCGAGCAGGCTCTGGAAGCGGTTCGCCTGGAACGTCGTCGGGCCATCGAGCAGCTCGAAGTCGCCCGCGTGCAGTCACTGCAGGAGGCCGAAATCGCTGCCCGCGAGGAGGTCGAGCGCGCCCGTATCGCCTCGGATCGCGGCCTCGACGAGGCCCGCATCGGCAGGGAGCGCGAGCTGCGCAAGCTCGAGGTCAACCGCGAGAAGGACGTCGAGACGGCGCTGATGGAGAAGGCGATCGCGCTGTACCAGAAGTCGCTGGAGGAATCCGCGGCCAAGGTGACGGCGGAGGAGGCGCGCACACGCGCGACCGAGGCCGCGGAGAAGGTGATCACGGCACGGGAGAGCGAGATCGCCCGCCGGCGCAAGACGGTGGAAGTGCTGCTCGCCGAGAAGCACGCGGAGGAGACCCGGATTGCGGCCGAGGCCGAGCGCGTGCGCGCGGCCGTGGAGGCCGAAGCGCAGCGGCTGCTCAACGAGGCCGAGAACGTGCTGACCGACCAGGCGCGCTACTCGCTGTTCCGCCGCAAGCTGCTCGACCGCATCGAGGGCATCGTGCGCGAGAGCGTCAAGCCGATGGAGAAGATCGAAGGCATCCGCATTCTCCAGGTCGACGGCCTCAACGGCAACGGCGGCGGCGGAAATGGCGGCCGCAGCGCGACCGACGAGGTGATCGACTCCGCGCTGCGCTATCGCGTCCAGGCGCCGCTGATCGATTCCATCCTGTCCGACATCGGCGTCGAAGGCGGCAGCCTCGCCAAGATGCCGGGCCTGATCCGCGAAGCCAGGGACATGCAGGGCATTCGCAAGGACACCGCGGCGCGCAAGGACGCTGGCGGTGGAGCCGGCGATGGCGCGCCGCCCGAGCCGCCGGCGGATCGCGGTCCGCGCAAGAAAGGTTGA